The DNA window AGATTCGGgcaacttatttaaataattattcataattttgaaacattatatttaaaaatacaaaatattaatatataatgataaaatacaaaattataatttaaaattataaaaaatatatataatattttaagtaataaattaaactatttgatagaaaaaaatgaaaagtaatataatatttttgaggtATAAGTCAGGGGTGTTCAACCGGACGGTTAACTGGTTAAACGGTTTCGGttaagaccggttttgatttttattttataaaccggttaaccggccgTTAATGGTATCAGTTTTACCAGTTTTGGTCGGTTCCGATCGGTTAACCGAGTTTAACTGgtcgataattcaattttttaaattaattaataaatttatgaaatgattttttttcaaattattgttTGCACTTTTCTATTATACTATTCTCCATCTTTTTTGTCTCtattatgatatattatattttataaaactgaTAAAACGGGTAGTTGAATCGGTAAGttacaataaaataatgattatctaaataaattattttagtttgtgtttaatttatttttgtaaaattttatataaattataatgtttttttaaaataattttataaaattataatctaaaatttaaaaatatttttttttataaattattaaatattatttataatatatctattatttataaaataactaatacaaattataaaatataaaaatatataattaaattattactgaTTTACCATTAGAAAAATAGACAAACTGAAAATCGGACCATTTAACCGATAAAAAACTGGTTTATCGAACCGTTAAAACCGATTAATCAATAAACCATTAAAACCAAACTGTTTAGTTGggttattgatttttttagtttttttcacATTCCtaaatataagttattatagaataacatgttttttaagaaattataaaaaaaaaaattgtacgaatattatttgtattattagaaATCATCTTTGCGACAATTTAGATCGtacaaataaaaactaaaaataaaaaaattaagagctCCCCATTTCCTATGTACAAAACTTGGAGGGCACCGAACTCGACACTATTACAAACTCGAGCTACTCAAACTCGAGTAAACCAAGTTCGAGTCGAGATTCGAGCTCAAATctcgactcgactcgtttaAACCCCACCCCTAATGGAAGTCGAAAGACCCAAAACAAACGGATGTTTCAGAAGCTCATCCGCCGTAGACCTCTTATCCGACTGTTTCTGCAAACAACATCCAATAAAACTCCTAAACTCCTCCGACGAACTCTCCGGCAAACTCGGCGGTTCACCAAAGCATATAGCACACATCAAAGTAGCCCAATCAGGTCTCTGACCCTTAGGTAAAAACGGAAAATGACCCATATAAAGTTCCATCAAAGTTAACCCTAAACTCCAAATATCAGCAGCATATCCATTATAAACCGAACCATAAGTATCCTGATCAAACCTTTCAGGACTCATATAAGCACTCGTACCAACGTAAGAATTACAAGAATCCAACGTTCGAAACATCATCTTACTAACTCCAAAATCAGCAATCTTAACTTCCATTTTCTTATTCAAAAGTAAATTCGCCGGTTTAATATCCCGATGAATAATCTTATGCGCATGTAAATAACTCAATCCGTTAAGTACTTCCCGCGCAACAGTTGATAAATCCGACTCAGAAAAATTCCCTGAGATACGAAGTTTATTTTCTAGATTACCTCCGTCCATATACTCCATCAAGATCGCGATATCACCGCCGCCGTTTTCGAATACGTCGTGGCATTTGACTATGAAAGGGGAATCAATTCGACGGAGGATCTCTTTTTCACGGAAGATCTGACGGCGGATAATCGGATCGGAATCTCCGTTGACGAATTTGAGTGCGTGGATGGCGGATGTTCTTTTGTGACGAACTTTGTAGACGGTTCCGCCGTTGCCGTGGCCGAGGACTTGGAGTTTTTCGAAGTCGGACGTAATTGGatttggaattggaattggatgGAATTTGGGGCGGCGATCTAGGGTTTCTGGTAATGGAAGCTTGAGATTAAGCTTGCGGCGACCTTGAACAATGGCCATTGAAGAAAGAAGAGGAAGGGTTTATTGAGAGAGATGGATGGgggatttatatatatatgagtgatGAATTGAGGAAGGGGGGAGGAATTTGGAGATGGGTcctatttatgattatttttaattaaattgttacaTGTGCTATATAAAAGCTACTTGATAATGACATACAACAagtggttttatttatttatttgtttatagcCATCACTCATGATGATGGGTAAATTGTATATTccaccaaaataaaattttgtaaatttttttatataaattattaaaatcaactcattatattattatatcgaACTTGGAGTTGGTTCGGTTTGAgtttatctaaataaatttggtttatttaaaaatcgtTGAGCGGTGATGAATTTAAGAAGGTATGTATAGacttaaaagtattaatatataaaataaaattttattttaatttattttttttaaataaaaataatttagtaattcaGTTATTTTATTGATGCAATTGGGTGAtataattgatgaaaaaaagtgaaattgtgtttgattatgaATTTAGTGGcggatctatgtaggggctAGAGTGGATCGAAGGCtacaaaaaaaatgacattatctttaatttcttttaactttttaatataattcaatgtttatttatataattgtaaaacttatatttatctattagttttatttaaaattttatggttattttttttaagttcactttaaacttttttttaaaactcactCAAATTCTAAATTCTGGATTTATTccttattataatttaatttataaaaaaaatccagttcaacaaatttaattacaaagATCTCATTTAACAGAAAAATAAATGTGGATCAAAAACAAACTCAATTTAAGAATTGTGAGAGGAATTAGGCCACTCATAGTAGGGTCATCTAAGTTCTAACCCTTCTTTTAGAATTAAgttaatcaattatattttattaatttttttatatatttttttaacaatataattatatatataataaatatattgaaataaatccGTTTAAAATATCCAGATAGGATAGTGTTGCAAAGTCaagaaatgtatttatattataattataaaagcaCCATTATCTATACTAAGACTAGAATACAATAACacaattataaacatttttaattagaggtagaaaattttcagttctggttaaaaaacaacacatatatatcattaatttttaaataaaaaaagttcaataaaaataaaacagtaaaaatatttaaatgaaaaaaatgaaaaatatatttaattaattgtatcaacttttaaagttaataaatcatttatttaagatttatttgttagtaaaataaataaaataaaatactttaaaaaataataagcaAATCAACCCAACCttcaaaaattttcaaatataaaagtatcaaatcttaacataattaatcaactaattattatttaatcctCATTCTTTGTCTAtcatttcatatttcaaatttaggATTCTATTGGGTAATGATAATTCCTATTTGGGGAGGGATCaacttattaaatataacaGCTTGCAGCAAAATATCAAGAATCTACAAAAagtaacaaataattttttgattgcTTCCCTTGTAacatataaagaataaaaatgagttataaaaatattttaaattaaaaccaGTTAATAAACCTTGGTGCacattaattcaaaaaatgacATGAATTGAGTATGGTTTTTAATTATGAGATTGATTTTGTAAGCAAATGTAAAAATGATAgtaaattaaagataattttcCTACTAAAAGAAATACCACCATTATATTGagataataaaaagaaatagacAATAAAGgaataactaattaaaagaTAGCTAGGTTACTATGGAAATGATCTATAAATTCAGAATACTAATTGTTTTgtggatttttttaattataggaGGGGAATAATTACAAGATATATGCTTTTACTccagattttattttatgaaatttaatcacatttaatTGTCAGCTGATAGAATAAGTCATCcctaaaactatttttattttatgtcaaAATATTCATGTGAcatattataatagtttatatGATAAAACTCTTGTTTAAGATAACACAAGTCTCAAATTATATTCTCAATAAAATCTATTAAGTTAAGgtaaaaatatttgtgttagttttataaattaaaaataaataaataaaattaatgtatacCTGATTCTTCGTATAAAACGTGCtaacaaaatgacaaaaatataaGCAAAAGAATAAGACATATAAAGGAAAGGGTAAACAAAAACatagaattataaaaaagataaacattaagaaatatttaagttatatatataaataaataaatttgacattatattatttcttaattaaaaatatatattattttattgcgTCAAAagtgtcttttttttttttattattatatatatatatatatatatatatatatatatatatatatatatatatatatatatatataattgttttgattttgagacatagattaaaaaatgttgattattattatgtttttagaaaatgagtgttttttaataaaaaaaacttaaaatatattaatatacaattataaaaaatattttttgaatagataacatttttatattttaattagtgaatttaaatatattatttattaataaaatattatttaattatgaataaattaaaaaaataccatGTTATTAAAGCATGTTAAATTATAATGACTTTAAAATTCTAAGttgatttagattttttttaatataatcaaatattatattattcattcttttataaatcaaattatttaattaattaattaattaaaatataagaatatattttatttttttatcaaaaataaatatatatatatatatatattatcattatatatgaATGTAAatactattttctttttttaaaattatccatctttaaaattatttaaataactgatatattatttaaaaaaccttataagaaataaaaaaaaaacaaatttccaAAGAAGGTGAAAAAGAAGAACCACGTTGCTAGAGTGAGAGAAAATATCCAAACTTCTATGAAACTTCTTATCCTTTATTAATGCTTTAGTGACGTTGGCAAATGCAATATGAGACTTGCTTGCGTCACACAActactaaataattaattttggataggattttgttttcaatttttttatataagaaagaAAGTATTAATTCCAACCACATcctaattcaaataaacaagaaaattaataaatcagttattttattatctcaattatttagaccttattaattaaaatatttttctattgatTAATTTTTCCACATAGATATGTAACTATGTGCATTTGAGTCtattactaatttataatttataatttataatttataatttataggaTATAATATGTGGCGTCTTGTCAGGACTTAATTTATAGTTATGCTCAACACATATACTTgttatcacaatttttttttataatcttagtTTGACAATTTATCTTAGTTGTAGGTCTAGGtcgaaaaatatttttggaccTCGATGTTTTCATACTACTTTTGGCACAAGTTATGATAAAGTATTTTTGCTTACCATCTTCATTATTTTTGGTCTATACTTTGCAAATGTCGAATCCAGTTGATTGGGCATATGATTTATAGAATTCATGAAGTTCTTTGGAGGAAAAAGGTCATTCTAACATTGAGAATTTTGTTGCGAGAAGGTCATTCTAAGTTAGTCCGGAAATCTTAACATGTCTTTATAAGTTCAGTGTTGGATATGGCCTTATGGCTTATACAACGTTGTATATGACTTAGTTTAGTGTTGGACATGACCTTATACCACGCTGAATATGGTCTTATACCGTGCTAGTTATGGCTCAGTTCAATGTTGAATATAACCTTATATAACGTTTAATATAACCTTATACGCTAGATATTGTCTTATAATGCGCTGGCTCAGTTCAGTGTTGAATATGACCTTATATAATGTTGAATATAACCTTATACAACGCTAGATATTGTCTTATAACGCGCTGAACATGGCATTATATCGCGCTGAACATGGCATTATATCGCGTTGAACATGACATTCGCTTGCAATAAAcctgttttatttataatttataatttctaatTGATTTAGGTAAAATACTATGTAATATTATgcgttattttaatatttacgtaatatatactattttaatatttatataatttaatatattttgttttaatatataatattaattaaaagtttatgtaatgtattttattttagtttataatatttatttgaattatttaatttacaatgtttaattttaattatatatattatatttataaaattaagtaaaaataaaatatatgtgttattttaatatttatgtaatatattttattttaatatttatataatatatgtattattaattttaattgtatatatttatatttatatatatatttataaaataaaataatttattagtttaatgtggaaaatgtgtaattaatggttaattaatagagaatatgaatattttgataatgagaatAAAAACGTGGGTGGGTATAAtgagaaaaat is part of the Impatiens glandulifera chromosome 1, dImpGla2.1, whole genome shotgun sequence genome and encodes:
- the LOC124919725 gene encoding mitogen-activated protein kinase kinase 9-like; the encoded protein is MAIVQGRRKLNLKLPLPETLDRRPKFHPIPIPNPITSDFEKLQVLGHGNGGTVYKVRHKRTSAIHALKFVNGDSDPIIRRQIFREKEILRRIDSPFIVKCHDVFENGGGDIAILMEYMDGGNLENKLRISGNFSESDLSTVAREVLNGLSYLHAHKIIHRDIKPANLLLNKKMEVKIADFGVSKMMFRTLDSCNSYVGTSAYMSPERFDQDTYGSVYNGYAADIWSLGLTLMELYMGHFPFLPKGQRPDWATLMCAICFGEPPSLPESSSEEFRSFIGCCLQKQSDKRSTADELLKHPFVLGLSTSIRGGV